In Helicobacter ibis, a genomic segment contains:
- the tatC gene encoding twin-arginine translocase subunit TatC — translation MLEDLKPHIHDLRKCLINITIALLVACCVCFYFWEIILNWMVAPLSAALPKGQESVIFTQVGEAFFTAIKVAFFGGFIVSLPVIFWQLWSFVAPGLYDNEKRFVVPFVIFGTFFFVSGCAFAYYVAFPIGFSYLINFGSQLFTALPSIGDYVSFFAKLMVGFGISFELPVITFFLAKIGLVTDKTLREYFKYAIVFIFVLAAILTPPDVLSQFLMAIPLTLLYGLSIFIAKVVNPYKEEKEELEDE, via the coding sequence ATGCTTGAGGATTTAAAGCCACATATACATGATTTGCGAAAATGCCTAATTAATATAACAATAGCATTGCTTGTTGCTTGTTGTGTTTGTTTTTACTTTTGGGAAATTATTTTAAATTGGATGGTAGCCCCACTTAGTGCAGCATTGCCAAAGGGGCAAGAGAGTGTGATTTTTACTCAAGTTGGAGAGGCATTTTTTACAGCTATTAAAGTAGCATTTTTTGGTGGGTTTATAGTCTCTTTACCTGTGATTTTTTGGCAACTTTGGAGCTTTGTAGCACCGGGATTATACGATAATGAGAAGAGATTTGTAGTTCCATTTGTTATATTTGGGACATTCTTTTTTGTAAGTGGTTGTGCATTTGCTTATTATGTGGCTTTTCCAATAGGGTTTTCGTATTTAATAAATTTTGGTAGTCAACTTTTTACTGCTTTGCCTAGTATTGGGGATTATGTTAGTTTTTTTGCAAAGCTAATGGTAGGATTTGGTATCTCATTTGAATTGCCTGTTATTACATTTTTCTTAGCAAAAATAGGGCTTGTTACTGATAAAACGCTAAGAGAATATTTTAAATATGCAATTGTGTTTATTTTTGTCTTAGCAGCGATTCTTACGCCACCTGATGTTCTGTCTCAATTTTTAATGGCAATACCTCTTACTTTATTATATGGATTATCTATTTTTATTGCTAAAGTTGTTAATCCTTACAAAGAGGAAAAAGAAGAATTAGAAGATGAATGA
- a CDS encoding YciI family protein, which yields MNLFVILITYTSSLDEINEILPTHREYLKKHYERGILLASGPRKPKVGGIIIGKFQSKDDALEFVSKDPYNLAKIASYEILEFNAVLHSSILDDFLG from the coding sequence ATGAATTTATTTGTGATTTTAATTACATATACTAGTAGTTTAGATGAAATAAATGAGATTCTACCAACTCATAGAGAATATCTAAAGAAGCATTATGAAAGAGGGATTTTATTGGCAAGTGGTCCTAGAAAACCAAAAGTTGGTGGGATTATAATAGGTAAATTCCAAAGTAAAGATGATGCTTTGGAATTTGTTAGCAAAGATCCATACAATCTAGCAAAAATTGCAAGTTATGAAATACTAGAATTTAATGCCGTATTGCATTCTAGTATTTTAGATGATTTTTTAGGTTAA
- the pheT gene encoding phenylalanine--tRNA ligase subunit beta: protein MIFTRSILNEVLFLENSGEELCRILNNIGLEVESFKRVSAPSKVVVGKILECQKHPDATKLNICQVAISTNGDDYEIRQIVCGAKNAREGIYVAVALEGAVLPSITIKKAKLRGVDSCGMLCSTSELGFPGLYDGIVELDSSIGELVIGKELSEYPIFCDEVYEISITPNRGDCMNLLGIARDLSAAFGVEMKKIQKINIPDSSPGIGRVLQVVSDEKIDSSVLYRAFEAELRPTNLKNSLFLAYNESLCSNYLKNALNFTTLYSGVIMNAYPQKFCHLGDVNQEKITLHVKKDEKGFDSVYFNDLKLSTIGVNNYISCNNDSLGNEFIIVEASYIPPYIVASNVCDNKPKDLDAHIFQRTSRGSNPNLLLGLDILCDMIICDCSDQNCVIYKDTQEIITYTENESIAIDINLVGKIIGKEVEKTEIINILKALEFEVEISSDDTFLLVKAPLFRHDINNLADISEEIIRFIGIDNVISKPCLIVQNNQSTDWSHIYKFRRNLAKAAIYSGFNETIHFVFFNKEKLESYGFETLKEELDLTNPITNDLNTLRSTLLCGLLDSVLLNKNNGFTGISLFELGSAYTKDREEKILLSFVQSGFVNKEHFPITKGYKGDFFTFANRISNVIGEFELVECSSSISLFHPGQCAKVIQDGKEVGVISTLHPKVANALGLDTTYLCEIEISKLESKIPSVKKYSKFQKTTRDLSVVINKEVPYFKIRDSILSLNIQEILKFYPLDIYNDEKLGENNSLTIRFELQSMDKTLEDKDIVSITDRILEALKNTFNIELR, encoded by the coding sequence ATGATTTTTACTAGAAGTATTTTAAATGAAGTTTTGTTCCTAGAAAATAGTGGCGAAGAACTTTGCAGAATCCTAAATAACATAGGTTTAGAAGTAGAAAGTTTTAAGAGAGTTTCTGCACCAAGCAAAGTTGTTGTAGGTAAGATATTAGAATGCCAAAAACACCCAGATGCAACAAAGCTAAATATATGCCAAGTTGCTATTTCTACTAATGGTGATGATTATGAGATAAGACAAATTGTATGTGGTGCAAAAAATGCACGAGAAGGGATTTATGTAGCAGTAGCACTAGAAGGGGCAGTGCTGCCTAGCATTACTATAAAGAAAGCAAAATTAAGAGGTGTAGATAGTTGCGGAATGCTTTGTTCGACTAGTGAACTTGGATTTCCTGGTTTGTATGATGGAATAGTTGAGTTAGATTCAAGCATTGGAGAGTTGGTAATTGGTAAAGAATTAAGTGAATATCCAATTTTTTGCGATGAGGTATATGAAATATCAATCACTCCAAATCGTGGAGACTGCATGAATTTGCTTGGTATTGCTAGGGATTTATCTGCAGCCTTTGGTGTGGAGATGAAAAAAATACAAAAGATCAACATACCTGATAGTTCGCCCGGCATTGGTAGAGTATTGCAAGTAGTATCTGATGAAAAGATAGATAGTTCTGTTTTATATAGGGCATTTGAAGCGGAATTACGCCCTACAAATCTAAAGAATTCTCTATTTTTAGCTTATAATGAATCTTTGTGTTCTAATTATTTAAAAAATGCTCTAAATTTCACTACTTTGTATAGTGGTGTCATTATGAATGCATATCCTCAAAAATTTTGTCATCTTGGAGATGTAAATCAAGAAAAAATTACATTGCATGTCAAAAAAGATGAAAAAGGTTTTGATAGTGTGTATTTTAATGATTTAAAGCTTTCTACCATTGGGGTTAATAATTATATAAGTTGCAATAATGATAGTCTTGGAAATGAGTTTATAATTGTTGAGGCAAGCTATATACCGCCTTATATTGTGGCATCTAATGTATGTGATAATAAACCAAAAGATTTAGATGCACATATTTTTCAGAGAACTTCAAGGGGTAGCAATCCAAACTTATTGCTTGGTTTAGATATTCTATGTGATATGATAATTTGCGATTGTAGTGATCAAAATTGTGTAATATATAAAGATACGCAAGAAATCATAACTTATACGGAAAATGAAAGTATCGCAATTGATATAAATCTAGTGGGCAAAATAATAGGCAAAGAAGTCGAAAAAACAGAAATTATAAATATATTAAAAGCTTTAGAATTTGAAGTGGAAATATCATCTGATGATACATTCTTGCTTGTTAAAGCACCTCTTTTTAGGCATGATATAAATAATTTAGCAGACATTAGTGAAGAGATAATACGATTTATAGGCATAGATAATGTAATTAGTAAGCCTTGCTTAATAGTGCAGAACAATCAAAGTACAGATTGGTCGCATATATATAAATTTCGTAGGAATCTTGCCAAGGCTGCTATTTATTCTGGGTTTAATGAAACGATACATTTTGTGTTTTTCAATAAAGAAAAATTGGAGAGTTATGGTTTTGAGACATTAAAAGAAGAGCTTGATTTAACGAATCCTATCACAAATGATTTAAACACATTGCGTTCTACTCTTTTATGCGGACTTTTGGATTCTGTGCTTTTAAATAAAAATAATGGATTTACTGGTATATCGTTATTTGAGCTTGGCAGTGCATATACAAAAGATAGAGAAGAAAAGATTTTGCTTAGCTTTGTGCAAAGCGGGTTTGTAAATAAGGAACACTTTCCTATAACAAAAGGTTATAAGGGGGATTTCTTTACTTTTGCTAATAGAATCTCAAATGTTATAGGAGAATTTGAGCTTGTAGAATGTAGCAGCAGTATTTCACTCTTTCACCCTGGACAATGTGCAAAGGTGATTCAAGATGGCAAAGAAGTAGGAGTTATCTCAACACTACACCCAAAAGTGGCTAATGCACTTGGGTTAGATACTACATATTTGTGTGAAATAGAGATCTCTAAACTTGAATCTAAAATCCCAAGTGTGAAGAAGTATTCTAAGTTTCAAAAAACAACTAGAGATTTAAGTGTGGTTATAAACAAGGAAGTGCCTTATTTTAAGATTAGGGATTCTATCTTATCTCTAAATATACAAGAGATTTTAAAATTTTATCCACTTGATATATATAATGATGAAAAACTTGGAGAAAACAATAGCTTGACTATTAGGTTTGAGCTTCAATCAATGGATAAGACTCTAGAAGATAAAGATATAGTTAGTATTACTGATAGGATTTTGGAAGCTTTAAAAAATACTTTTAACATAGAGTTAAGATGA
- a CDS encoding histidine triad nucleotide-binding protein translates to MTVFEKIINGDLPCNKVHEDSNFLAFHDISPKAPIHVLVIPKKFAKDFQEVDSNTMSLATPFIQEVAKILGLDKTGYRIISNIGLDGGQEIPYLHFHILGGAKLKWDSLAPNISEKERLEEAKRSM, encoded by the coding sequence ATGACTGTTTTTGAAAAGATAATAAATGGTGACTTACCATGTAACAAAGTCCATGAAGATAGTAATTTTCTAGCATTTCACGATATTTCTCCAAAAGCACCAATACATGTCTTAGTCATACCAAAAAAATTCGCAAAAGACTTCCAAGAAGTAGATAGCAATACAATGTCTCTTGCAACACCTTTCATACAAGAAGTAGCAAAAATATTAGGACTTGATAAAACAGGATATAGAATAATAAGCAACATAGGTTTAGATGGTGGGCAAGAAATACCATATTTACATTTTCATATACTAGGTGGTGCAAAACTAAAATGGGATAGTCTAGCACCAAATATCTCTGAAAAAGAAAGATTAGAAGAAGCAAAAAGAAGCATGTAA
- a CDS encoding PP0621 family protein: MQWLVVILLIVGVYYFFIRKSSTNKIFTKTKENKKNIEEMCFECKRCGTFVSSSESIIKDGEYYCSKECANLK, from the coding sequence ATGCAGTGGCTTGTAGTTATTTTATTAATTGTTGGTGTGTATTATTTTTTTATTAGAAAAAGTAGCACAAATAAAATTTTCACAAAAACAAAAGAAAATAAAAAAAATATAGAAGAGATGTGCTTTGAATGCAAGAGATGTGGGACATTTGTCTCATCAAGCGAATCTATAATCAAAGATGGCGAATATTATTGCTCTAAAGAATGTGCGAATTTAAAATAA
- the rsmG gene encoding 16S rRNA (guanine(527)-N(7))-methyltransferase RsmG: protein MNMEKYIQILQKWNKIHSLSGANSKERIEKNIQYSLYPLTLDSLKIKDKTCILDIGSGNGFPAVPLGISLNITTILCEPNVKKAAFLQNLKAELELDNFYIFRKKVEELSLSEIVAQTNKEPDLITSRATFEVKELLNKCIHLLNRDSLLLLFKGSSVQDELSKIKLKYEIFNNGLLNYIAIKGAECSGL, encoded by the coding sequence ATGAATATGGAAAAATATATACAAATACTTCAAAAATGGAATAAAATCCATAGTTTAAGCGGCGCAAACAGCAAAGAAAGGATTGAAAAAAATATTCAATATTCTCTATATCCACTAACGCTAGATTCTTTAAAGATAAAAGATAAAACATGCATTTTGGATATAGGAAGTGGTAATGGATTCCCAGCAGTCCCACTTGGAATCTCTCTTAATATAACTACTATTTTGTGCGAACCAAATGTAAAAAAGGCTGCATTTTTGCAGAATCTAAAAGCAGAGTTGGAGTTGGATAATTTTTATATTTTTAGGAAAAAAGTTGAAGAACTTTCATTAAGTGAGATTGTTGCACAAACCAATAAAGAGCCTGATTTGATAACTTCAAGGGCGACATTTGAGGTTAAAGAACTATTAAATAAATGTATTCATTTGTTAAATAGAGATTCTTTATTATTGCTTTTTAAAGGTTCTAGTGTGCAAGATGAGCTATCTAAAATTAAGCTAAAATACGAAATTTTTAATAATGGGTTATTAAATTATATTGCAATTAAAGGTGCAGAATGCAGTGGCTTGTAG
- the queA gene encoding tRNA preQ1(34) S-adenosylmethionine ribosyltransferase-isomerase QueA, which produces MNDLLLSSYDYNLPQELIAHSPIEPKENAKLLVYNRKDKSITHTTFASFIDFVPKDSTLIFNDTKVIKARIYGNKIHKDSANGAKIEALFHRAISESVFLLQFRGRLKVGSIVKFDNGVFAKILKDCGGGFKEASFSRDYNFLSCMNEGEFLEFLEYCGVVPLPPYIKSDSNNKEVEYNSIFARNLGAIAAPTASLHFSKESFATLQNIFKHAFVTLHVGAGTYLGVCSENILEHKMHKERFFIPQKTIDILKDSKHITTIGTTATRVVESYFRDGITSGECDLFLNPKNKPIKTNAILTNFHLPKTTLLMLVSSFVGLSELKRIYKEAIDNKYRFYSYGDGMLVL; this is translated from the coding sequence ATGAATGATTTATTGCTATCAAGCTATGATTATAACTTACCACAAGAGTTAATAGCGCATAGCCCAATAGAGCCAAAGGAAAATGCTAAATTACTTGTTTACAATAGAAAAGATAAGTCAATTACACATACTACTTTTGCGTCATTTATTGATTTTGTGCCTAAAGATTCTACTTTGATATTTAATGATACAAAGGTGATAAAAGCTCGAATCTATGGAAATAAAATACATAAAGATTCTGCAAATGGTGCAAAAATTGAAGCTTTGTTCCATAGGGCTATTAGCGAGAGCGTATTTTTATTGCAATTTAGAGGTAGGCTTAAAGTTGGTAGTATTGTCAAGTTTGATAATGGAGTGTTTGCAAAGATTCTAAAAGATTGCGGAGGAGGATTTAAAGAAGCTTCTTTTAGTAGGGATTATAATTTTTTATCTTGTATGAATGAAGGTGAGTTTTTAGAGTTTTTAGAATATTGTGGCGTAGTGCCACTTCCGCCTTATATTAAGTCAGATTCTAATAATAAAGAAGTCGAATATAACTCGATATTTGCTAGAAATCTTGGTGCTATTGCAGCTCCTACTGCTTCATTGCATTTTAGTAAAGAATCTTTTGCAACATTGCAAAATATTTTCAAACATGCTTTTGTTACGCTTCATGTCGGGGCTGGGACTTATCTTGGTGTTTGTAGTGAGAATATTTTAGAGCATAAAATGCATAAAGAAAGATTCTTTATCCCACAAAAGACTATAGATATTTTAAAAGATTCAAAGCATATAACAACAATAGGGACGACAGCTACTAGGGTTGTTGAATCTTATTTTAGAGATGGTATTACAAGTGGAGAGTGTGATTTATTTTTGAATCCAAAAAATAAACCAATAAAGACAAATGCTATTCTTACAAATTTTCACCTACCTAAGACAACTTTGCTTATGCTTGTCTCTAGTTTTGTAGGACTTAGTGAGCTAAAAAGAATCTATAAAGAAGCAATAGACAATAAATATAGATTCTATTCTTATGGTGATGGAATGCTTGTGCTATGA
- the tatB gene encoding Sec-independent protein translocase protein TatB, giving the protein MGFFEILMVAVIAIIFLGPEKLPKALVDVAKFIKAAKKTMDEAKDSLDREVNLSKIKEEALAYKNSITQGLSDVKNNITKDISFDSLELDDIREEVPVKTQHTHSAKDNSIAVKPDSNKTTLTFKNNEKNEKSEIGNA; this is encoded by the coding sequence ATGGGATTTTTTGAGATTTTAATGGTGGCTGTTATTGCTATTATATTTTTAGGTCCAGAAAAGCTACCAAAAGCTTTAGTAGATGTTGCAAAATTTATAAAAGCAGCAAAAAAAACAATGGACGAAGCAAAAGATAGCTTAGATAGAGAAGTGAATTTAAGTAAGATAAAAGAGGAAGCCCTAGCTTATAAAAATAGCATAACACAAGGTTTAAGTGATGTAAAAAATAACATTACAAAGGATATTTCTTTTGATAGTTTAGAATTAGATGATATAAGAGAGGAAGTTCCGGTAAAAACGCAACACACACATAGTGCAAAAGATAATAGCATAGCAGTAAAACCAGATTCAAATAAAACAACACTAACTTTTAAAAACAATGAGAAAAATGAAAAATCGGAGATAGGGAATGCTTGA
- a CDS encoding Na+/H+ antiporter NhaC family protein, producing the protein MYVDSALSLVVPLVVILLVLITRQVVLSLFVGIVLAGFMLKDSFFESLEYVYSSISSVFYSDGEVSVSSLYVFLFLVLLGILTQIMQSSGGMKAFVIWARERVNSPKGSEFLAFIAGIVIFIDDYFNALTVGQIARPLNDANHSTRERLAYIIDSTSAPICILMPISSWGAYILGITSGLIEGESGFSVLVSSIWGNYYAWFALLAVFLTIYWQINLSVMRNNQNVGIDSADELKYSDRCGNIWMLIIPIFSLIVFVGFFIFFTGYKATNSLNPIDMLSSAETGFSLFFGGLCALVISIFVSYKNIELKDYFHIVKDGFISMLPAILILILAWSIGPVIKNDLQTGVYLANISKDYLATSQLSIELIVPVILFLISGFIALCTGTSWGTFAIMLPIGAAIAIQNDVNITLSISAVLAGAVYGDHASPISDTTILSATGAGCSVQSHFITQLPYATTTAFVSVISFGVAGYFNSLLLGYIVGIVGIVGIFWFYKSFLSKGLA; encoded by the coding sequence ATGTATGTTGATTCTGCTTTAAGTTTGGTTGTGCCTTTAGTGGTTATTTTATTGGTATTAATTACAAGACAAGTTGTTTTATCGTTATTTGTCGGTATTGTGTTGGCTGGATTTATGCTAAAAGATTCATTTTTTGAATCTTTAGAGTATGTTTATAGTTCCATTTCATCAGTGTTTTATAGTGATGGTGAAGTTTCAGTTTCGTCTTTGTATGTGTTTTTGTTTTTGGTTTTGCTTGGTATTTTGACACAAATTATGCAAAGCTCTGGTGGTATGAAAGCCTTTGTGATATGGGCTAGAGAGAGGGTTAATAGCCCAAAGGGTTCGGAGTTTTTAGCCTTTATTGCTGGGATTGTTATTTTTATAGATGATTATTTTAATGCATTAACGGTTGGACAAATAGCAAGACCCCTAAATGACGCAAATCACTCGACAAGAGAGAGGTTAGCTTATATTATAGATTCAACTTCTGCACCTATTTGTATTTTAATGCCAATTTCTAGTTGGGGTGCTTATATTTTAGGTATCACAAGCGGTCTTATTGAAGGAGAATCCGGTTTTAGTGTTTTGGTTTCTAGTATTTGGGGGAATTATTATGCTTGGTTTGCTTTATTAGCTGTGTTTTTAACAATATATTGGCAGATTAATTTATCTGTTATGAGGAATAATCAAAATGTAGGAATCGATTCTGCAGATGAGCTAAAGTATAGCGATAGATGTGGGAATATATGGATGCTTATTATCCCTATTTTTTCTCTTATTGTGTTTGTTGGATTTTTTATATTTTTTACTGGATATAAAGCTACAAATAGCCTAAATCCTATTGACATGCTATCAAGTGCAGAGACTGGTTTTTCTTTGTTTTTTGGTGGATTATGTGCATTGGTTATATCAATTTTTGTATCTTATAAAAATATAGAATTAAAAGACTATTTTCATATTGTAAAAGATGGATTTATCTCAATGCTTCCTGCGATTTTAATATTGATTCTTGCATGGAGTATAGGACCTGTTATTAAAAATGATTTGCAAACTGGAGTTTATTTGGCAAATATTAGTAAAGATTATCTAGCAACAAGTCAATTATCAATAGAGTTAATAGTGCCAGTTATTTTGTTTTTGATTTCTGGGTTTATTGCATTATGCACAGGGACTAGCTGGGGGACATTTGCTATTATGCTTCCTATTGGAGCTGCAATTGCTATACAAAACGATGTAAATATCACTCTTAGTATATCTGCTGTATTAGCTGGTGCTGTATATGGAGATCATGCATCACCAATATCAGATACTACTATACTCTCTGCAACTGGTGCTGGCTGTTCTGTGCAAAGTCATTTTATAACACAATTGCCATATGCTACTACTACTGCCTTTGTTTCTGTGATCAGCTTTGGCGTAGCTGGGTATTTTAATTCATTACTTTTAGGTTATATTGTTGGAATTGTTGGAATTGTTGGAATCTTTTGGTTTTATAAAAGCTTCTTAAGTAAAGGACTAGCATGA
- the aroA gene encoding 3-phosphoshikimate 1-carboxyvinyltransferase, with translation MNLKIHKCEKFSIICDNIASDKSISHRVAIFSLLSNKPSFVRNYLQGDDTLHTLQIAQMLGLNVAEYDGGLILTPPDKIQEPCDVLDCGNAGTAIRLYMGLLSSQKGMFVLSGDRYLNKRPMKRIISPLKSIGATIYGREDNNYAPIVIHGGHLESFNYTSEISSAQVKSAMILAALFAKDSCIYSEYELSRDHTERMLVGMGAEIENMDNNTIKINPLKEKLKPIEIEIPSDPSSAFFFAVAVSIIPDSRCILKNVLLNKTRIEAFKALEKMGVIINYKETSNIYDSIGDIEIISPSELCAVDIRDNISWLIDEIPALAVALSCANGTSSVRNAKELRVKESDRISSIVNNLKKCGIEVEELEDGFVITGGIPRYAKVDSFGDHRIAMSFAILGLKCGIDIEDSDCISVSFPNFVEILKQITRIECEG, from the coding sequence ATGAATCTAAAAATTCATAAATGTGAAAAATTCTCCATCATATGTGACAATATAGCCTCTGATAAATCAATATCTCATAGAGTGGCTATATTTTCTCTGCTTAGCAATAAACCATCTTTTGTTAGGAATTATTTGCAAGGTGATGATACTTTGCATACTCTACAAATTGCACAAATGTTGGGCTTAAATGTTGCAGAATATGATGGAGGATTGATACTAACACCGCCAGATAAAATACAAGAGCCATGTGATGTGCTAGATTGCGGTAATGCTGGGACTGCAATTAGATTGTATATGGGATTGTTGAGTTCTCAAAAGGGAATGTTTGTGTTAAGTGGTGATCGATATTTAAATAAGCGACCAATGAAGCGGATAATCTCACCGCTTAAAAGTATAGGAGCAACCATATATGGCAGGGAGGATAATAACTATGCACCTATTGTTATACATGGTGGGCACTTAGAATCTTTTAACTATACCAGTGAAATTTCAAGTGCTCAAGTAAAGTCTGCAATGATATTAGCAGCACTATTTGCAAAAGATTCTTGTATTTATTCTGAATATGAGCTAAGCAGGGATCATACAGAGAGGATGCTTGTAGGTATGGGTGCAGAGATAGAAAACATGGATAATAACACAATAAAAATAAATCCATTAAAAGAAAAGTTAAAACCAATTGAAATTGAAATTCCTTCCGATCCTTCTAGTGCATTTTTCTTTGCAGTCGCAGTATCTATAATACCAGATTCAAGATGTATTTTAAAAAATGTCTTGCTTAACAAAACTAGAATTGAAGCATTTAAGGCTCTAGAGAAAATGGGTGTGATTATAAACTACAAAGAAACATCAAATATATACGATAGCATAGGTGATATTGAAATAATATCTCCAAGTGAGCTTTGTGCGGTTGATATTAGGGATAATATTTCATGGCTTATTGATGAGATTCCAGCATTAGCAGTTGCACTATCATGTGCTAATGGCACAAGTAGTGTAAGAAATGCAAAAGAACTTAGAGTAAAAGAGAGCGATAGAATAAGTTCTATTGTTAATAATCTTAAAAAATGTGGCATTGAAGTAGAAGAGTTAGAAGATGGTTTTGTAATTACAGGTGGGATTCCAAGGTATGCTAAAGTAGATAGTTTTGGTGATCATAGGATTGCTATGAGCTTTGCTATTTTGGGCTTAAAATGTGGCATTGATATAGAAGATAGTGATTGTATTAGTGTATCATTTCCGAATTTTGTAGAAATTTTAAAGCAAATTACAAGGATAGAGTGTGAAGGTTAA
- the pheS gene encoding phenylalanine--tRNA ligase subunit alpha, translated as MKEQIKKIQQTNALAELEEIRIALLGKKGILTARFAELKTCNAEEKKTLAQELNTLKQEVEKNLAIQKEVLELKELESRLKAEKIDVSLFNTANTKGANHPVMLMLDRIVEYFLSMNFSLNMGPLVEDDFHNFEALNLPKYHPARDMQDTFYFNDGKLLRTHTSPVQIRTMQQQKPPIRMIAPGSVFRCDYDITHTPMFHQVEGLVVENGKDSISFANLKFILEDFLKFMFGDVKVRFRSSFFPFTEPSAEVDMSCIFCGGSGCRVCSHTGWLEVLGCGSVDVNVFNAVRYENVSGYAFGLGVERFAMLYYGVPDLRAFFESNLKVLEQFR; from the coding sequence TTGAAAGAGCAAATAAAGAAGATACAGCAGACAAATGCACTTGCAGAGCTAGAAGAGATTCGTATCGCACTTCTTGGCAAGAAGGGAATTTTAACTGCTAGGTTTGCAGAGTTAAAAACTTGCAATGCAGAAGAAAAAAAGACGCTAGCACAAGAATTAAACACTCTAAAGCAAGAGGTAGAGAAAAATTTAGCAATACAAAAAGAAGTTTTGGAATTAAAAGAACTAGAATCTAGGCTAAAAGCAGAAAAAATAGATGTCTCTTTGTTTAATACAGCAAATACTAAAGGTGCAAATCACCCAGTAATGCTTATGCTTGATAGAATTGTGGAGTATTTTTTAAGCATGAATTTTTCGCTTAATATGGGTCCTTTGGTTGAAGATGATTTTCACAACTTTGAAGCACTAAATCTCCCTAAATATCACCCTGCAAGAGATATGCAAGATACATTTTACTTCAATGATGGAAAGCTACTTAGAACACATACTTCTCCTGTGCAAATCCGCACAATGCAACAACAAAAGCCACCAATTAGAATGATAGCACCGGGCAGTGTGTTTAGATGTGATTATGATATTACTCATACTCCTATGTTTCACCAAGTTGAAGGATTAGTGGTAGAAAATGGTAAAGATAGCATTAGTTTTGCGAATTTGAAGTTTATACTAGAGGACTTTTTGAAATTTATGTTTGGAGATGTTAAAGTTAGATTCCGTTCTAGCTTTTTTCCATTTACAGAACCTAGTGCAGAGGTTGATATGAGTTGTATTTTCTGCGGTGGTAGTGGTTGTAGGGTGTGTTCTCATACTGGTTGGTTAGAAGTGTTAGGTTGTGGTAGTGTCGATGTTAATGTATTTAATGCTGTGAGATATGAAAATGTAAGCGGATATGCCTTTGGTTTAGGTGTTGAGAGATTTGCTATGCTTTATTATGGTGTGCCTGATTTAAGGGCGTTTTTTGAGAGTAATTTAAAGGTATTGGAGCAATTTAGATGA